A window of Prosthecobacter sp. SYSU 5D2 contains these coding sequences:
- a CDS encoding AAA family ATPase, which translates to MPSSPFRIALTGGPGGGKTTSADLFRREIGDSVVIVPEAATILFQGGFPRSLQPSALRHTQSAIYHVQRHLEDEYATLYPGRVLMCDRGTIDGAAYWPGPEEEYFAALQTTRAAELARYDAVIFFETAAVGGSSIEGGNPIRNETLAQAIALDAKLRALWSHHPAFSLVPHHASFFQKISFGLQTLQSIVQQLKPSH; encoded by the coding sequence ATGCCCTCCTCTCCTTTCCGCATCGCCCTCACCGGCGGCCCCGGTGGTGGCAAGACCACTTCCGCCGACCTCTTTCGCCGTGAAATTGGCGATTCCGTCGTCATCGTGCCCGAGGCCGCTACCATCCTCTTTCAGGGCGGATTCCCGCGCTCCCTCCAGCCTTCCGCATTGCGCCACACCCAGAGCGCCATCTATCATGTACAGCGTCATCTGGAGGACGAATACGCCACCCTTTATCCAGGCCGCGTCCTCATGTGTGACCGTGGCACCATTGACGGAGCCGCCTACTGGCCCGGCCCGGAGGAGGAGTACTTCGCCGCCCTCCAGACCACCCGCGCGGCCGAGCTCGCCCGTTACGATGCCGTCATCTTCTTTGAGACCGCCGCCGTCGGCGGATCCTCCATCGAAGGCGGCAACCCCATCCGCAATGAAACCCTCGCGCAGGCCATCGCGCTGGATGCTAAACTCCGCGCCCTCTGGTCCCACCATCCTGCCTTCAGCCTCGTCCCCCACCACGCCTCCTTCTTCCAAAAGATCAGCTTCGGCCTGCAGACCCTGCAATCCATCGTGCAGCAGCTCAAGCCGTCCCATTAA